One Natronomonas moolapensis 8.8.11 genomic region harbors:
- a CDS encoding ABC transporter substrate-binding protein, whose amino-acid sequence MPPRVVSLLPSATEIVGALGVRPVATSHECDYPPSVAEVPSVVDSRIDADASSAEIDSQVQASADAGGVYRIDREALAAADPDVVVSQGICDVCAVDTVVVEAAIEELGLDCELLTTDPHTVEDVLSDVEAIGAAIGREERASELLADLRGRIDRVETAAAERSERPAVAVLDWLEPPMVAGHWVPELVELAGGEYGLAGVGEASTPREWAAIREYDPDVLVAAPCGFGLEQTAENRSDLLDREGWTDIRAVRTGRVHAVDGHHLMNRPGPRLVESLETLAALLHPEAFDAPEPWMARPFGAGRESV is encoded by the coding sequence GTGCCCCCACGCGTCGTCTCCCTGTTACCCTCGGCGACCGAAATCGTAGGCGCCCTCGGCGTCCGGCCGGTGGCGACCTCCCACGAGTGCGATTACCCGCCGTCGGTCGCGGAGGTCCCCTCGGTCGTCGACTCCCGCATCGACGCCGACGCGTCCAGCGCCGAGATCGACAGCCAAGTCCAGGCGTCGGCCGACGCGGGCGGCGTCTACCGGATCGACCGCGAGGCGCTCGCGGCCGCCGACCCCGACGTCGTCGTCTCACAGGGCATCTGTGACGTGTGCGCCGTCGACACCGTCGTCGTCGAGGCGGCCATCGAGGAGCTCGGACTCGACTGTGAGCTCCTGACGACCGACCCCCACACCGTCGAAGACGTCCTCTCGGACGTCGAGGCGATCGGCGCGGCGATCGGCCGAGAGGAGCGAGCGAGCGAACTCCTCGCGGACCTCCGAGGTCGGATCGATCGGGTCGAAACGGCGGCCGCGGAGCGCTCGGAGCGCCCCGCGGTCGCCGTCCTCGATTGGCTCGAACCACCGATGGTCGCGGGCCACTGGGTGCCCGAGCTGGTCGAACTCGCCGGCGGGGAGTACGGCCTCGCCGGGGTCGGCGAGGCCTCGACGCCGCGGGAGTGGGCCGCGATCCGCGAGTACGATCCCGACGTACTCGTCGCCGCGCCCTGTGGGTTCGGCCTCGAACAGACCGCCGAGAACCGCAGCGACCTGCTCGACCGCGAGGGGTGGACCGATATCCGTGCCGTCCGGACGGGTCGCGTCCACGCCGTCGACGGCCACCACCTGATGAACCGCCCCGGGCCGCGACTCGTCGAGAGCCTCGAGACCCTCGCGGCGCTTCTCCACCCGGAGGCGTTCGACGCCCCGGAGCCGTGGATGGCCCGCCCGTTCGGTGCGGGTCGGGAGAGCGTCTGA
- a CDS encoding amidase, protein MSGLPDAAVGDLAADVRAGRRSARDLVEASLDRIDATDELNSFITVIGESARERADAIDARVEAGEDPGPLAGVPVGIKDLRTRKAGVPNTLGIRALADNVASEDSIGVERLEAAGAVVVGTTSTPAMAHTIKTENRLVGATPTPFDPERSAGGSSGGSAAAVAAGSVRLATGSDIGGSLRVPASCCSVIGLKPTLGVVPEYTSMDGFCATTPTFVGGPIARHTADTALLLDVLAGDDGRDPLSVPLGDPDYVAATDQPAGELSVTYSPNLDLQPVDPAVRAVVDEAVEDLASAGVAVESVAVDLPPYRRLSKAYVTQVGAFFGAFAAQIEAEHGIDIETVDIEATARATATLADGVETVEERLSNVPRTDAYRAIEAALGDRDALVTPTLTVPPYGKHLADGYPTEIDGESVRGVPTDAMLTWVFNMTGHPAASVPAGFTEDGLPVGLQVVGHRYAETDVLAVAAALERARPWADAYGAFEM, encoded by the coding sequence ATGTCCGGACTCCCCGACGCCGCCGTCGGCGACCTCGCGGCCGACGTGCGAGCCGGCCGTCGAAGCGCCCGCGACCTCGTCGAGGCGTCGCTCGACCGAATCGACGCCACCGACGAGTTGAACAGCTTCATCACAGTCATCGGGGAGTCGGCCCGCGAACGCGCCGACGCGATCGACGCACGCGTCGAAGCGGGCGAGGATCCCGGTCCCCTCGCCGGGGTGCCCGTGGGGATCAAGGACCTCCGGACCCGGAAGGCGGGCGTCCCGAACACCCTCGGCATCCGGGCGCTCGCGGACAACGTCGCGAGCGAGGACTCTATCGGCGTCGAGCGCCTCGAGGCCGCCGGCGCGGTCGTCGTCGGCACGACGAGCACGCCCGCGATGGCACACACGATCAAGACCGAGAACCGCCTCGTCGGCGCGACGCCGACGCCGTTCGACCCCGAACGCTCCGCGGGCGGCTCCTCGGGTGGGTCGGCCGCCGCGGTGGCCGCCGGCTCCGTCCGGCTCGCCACCGGATCGGACATCGGGGGGTCGCTGCGGGTGCCCGCTTCCTGTTGTAGCGTGATCGGTCTCAAGCCGACGCTCGGGGTGGTCCCCGAGTACACCTCGATGGACGGCTTCTGCGCGACGACGCCGACGTTCGTCGGCGGGCCGATCGCCAGGCACACAGCGGACACGGCGCTGTTGCTCGACGTGTTGGCCGGCGACGACGGCCGCGATCCCCTCTCGGTCCCGCTCGGCGACCCCGACTACGTGGCGGCGACCGACCAGCCGGCCGGGGAGCTCTCGGTCACCTACAGCCCGAATCTCGACCTCCAGCCGGTCGATCCCGCCGTCCGGGCGGTCGTCGACGAGGCGGTCGAGGATCTCGCCTCGGCCGGCGTGGCCGTCGAGTCGGTCGCCGTCGACCTCCCGCCCTACCGACGGCTCTCGAAGGCCTACGTCACCCAGGTCGGGGCCTTCTTCGGCGCGTTCGCGGCGCAGATCGAAGCCGAACACGGGATCGACATCGAGACTGTGGACATCGAGGCAACCGCCCGGGCGACCGCGACGCTGGCCGACGGCGTCGAAACGGTCGAAGAACGGCTATCGAACGTCCCCCGAACCGACGCCTACCGGGCGATCGAGGCAGCCCTCGGCGACCGCGACGCCCTCGTGACACCGACGCTGACCGTCCCGCCGTACGGCAAACACCTCGCGGACGGCTACCCGACGGAGATCGACGGCGAGTCCGTGCGGGGCGTGCCGACCGACGCGATGTTGACGTGGGTGTTCAACATGACGGGCCATCCCGCCGCGTCGGTTCCGGCCGGCTTCACCGAGGACGGGCTGCCCGTCGGCCTGCAAGTCGTCGGCCACCGCTACGCCGAGACGGACGTGCTGGCGGTCGCGGCGGCGCTGGAGCGGGCGAGACCGTGGGCCGACGCGTACGGGGCGTTTGAAATGTGA
- the argS gene encoding arginine--tRNA ligase, whose translation MFIALREEVEAALADALADCGYPADDLGIEEPPEGREAVFASSVAFRLASAAGAPPPEVAAELRAALDADGYDYIGEVDAEGPYLNFSPSEAYFEGTLVAGQAETYGSLPDRDTAVVVEHTSANPTGPVHVGRARNPIVGDAVANLLSYAGYDVDRHYYVNDAGRQMAVFTWAYETFAESELPEPARDRAEYRMVRYYRKGNEFLENADPEAVEAAEAEIETIMQGLEAGDEATYERVTEVVDTVLDGMQRCLGRLPAAFDEFVKETRFMRDGSTDDVVARLKEHDRAVYEDDAWQLAFEDIEKNLVFLRSDGTSLYTTRDLAHHEWKFDTYDRAVTVLGEDHKLQARQLRAALEDLGNDTQPLDTVIYSYVNLPEGKMSTRAGTGVQLDDLLDEAIDRAREEVEERLDDRLRDDDLDEADVERIAEQVGIGAVRYDIVSKQPAKAITFEWERALDFEAQSAPYVQYVHARCRGIEGEAEGIEPELDVSALSSDAERELLSTIARFPGVVEAAAAAHEPHRIATYTREIADRFNGFYRECPVVTADEETTRAARLALVVAARHTVANALDILGVEAPDSM comes from the coding sequence ATGTTCATCGCTCTGCGCGAGGAGGTCGAGGCGGCCCTCGCCGACGCGCTCGCCGACTGTGGCTACCCGGCCGACGACCTCGGTATCGAGGAGCCACCCGAGGGGCGCGAGGCCGTCTTCGCCTCCAGCGTCGCCTTCCGGCTCGCCTCGGCGGCCGGCGCTCCCCCGCCGGAGGTCGCCGCCGAACTGCGCGCGGCGCTCGACGCCGACGGGTACGACTACATCGGCGAGGTCGACGCCGAGGGACCGTACCTCAATTTCTCCCCGAGCGAGGCGTACTTCGAGGGGACGCTCGTGGCCGGCCAGGCGGAGACGTACGGCTCGTTGCCCGACCGCGACACCGCAGTCGTCGTCGAGCACACCTCCGCGAACCCGACCGGGCCGGTCCACGTCGGGCGGGCGCGCAACCCGATCGTCGGCGACGCCGTTGCGAACCTGCTTTCGTACGCCGGCTACGACGTGGATCGACACTACTACGTCAACGACGCCGGCCGGCAGATGGCCGTCTTCACGTGGGCCTACGAGACGTTCGCGGAGTCCGAGCTACCGGAGCCCGCCCGCGACCGCGCCGAGTACCGGATGGTCCGGTACTACCGCAAGGGCAACGAGTTCCTGGAGAACGCCGATCCCGAGGCGGTCGAAGCCGCCGAGGCCGAGATCGAGACCATCATGCAGGGCCTCGAGGCCGGCGACGAGGCGACCTACGAGCGCGTCACCGAGGTCGTCGACACCGTGTTGGACGGGATGCAGCGGTGTCTGGGTCGGCTACCGGCGGCGTTCGACGAGTTCGTCAAGGAGACGCGGTTCATGCGGGACGGCTCGACCGACGACGTCGTCGCACGCCTGAAGGAGCACGACCGGGCGGTCTACGAGGACGACGCCTGGCAACTCGCCTTCGAGGACATCGAGAAGAACCTCGTCTTCCTCCGCTCGGACGGCACCTCGCTCTATACGACGCGGGATCTGGCCCACCACGAGTGGAAGTTCGACACCTACGACCGCGCGGTGACGGTGCTCGGCGAGGACCACAAGCTCCAGGCCCGCCAGCTGCGGGCAGCCCTGGAGGATCTCGGCAACGACACCCAACCCCTCGATACGGTGATCTACTCGTACGTCAACCTCCCCGAGGGGAAGATGTCGACGCGGGCCGGCACCGGCGTCCAGCTCGACGACCTGCTCGACGAGGCGATCGATCGCGCCCGCGAGGAGGTCGAAGAGCGCCTCGACGACCGGCTTCGCGACGACGACCTCGACGAGGCAGACGTCGAGCGGATCGCCGAACAGGTCGGAATCGGGGCCGTCCGCTACGACATCGTCTCCAAACAGCCCGCGAAGGCGATCACCTTCGAGTGGGAGCGCGCGCTGGACTTCGAGGCGCAGTCGGCGCCGTACGTCCAGTACGTCCACGCGCGCTGTCGCGGGATCGAGGGCGAGGCCGAGGGGATCGAGCCCGAACTCGACGTTTCGGCGCTGTCGAGCGACGCCGAGCGCGAGTTGCTCTCGACGATCGCGCGCTTCCCCGGCGTCGTCGAGGCCGCCGCGGCGGCCCACGAGCCACACCGGATCGCGACCTACACCCGCGAGATCGCCGACCGCTTCAACGGCTTCTACCGGGAGTGTCCGGTCGTCACGGCCGACGAGGAGACGACCCGTGCGGCGCGGCTCGCGCTCGTCGTCGCCGCCCGCCACACGGTCGCGAACGCCCTCGACATCCTCGGGGTCGAGGCGCCGGATTCGATGTGA
- the ribB gene encoding 3,4-dihydroxy-2-butanone-4-phosphate synthase: MSRSSETAAADYGVDAAVSAFSAGRPVLIHDATDREGEVDLVYPAAAVAPEDVARLRNDAGGLVCVALPESVCETWELPFAQQLLSHPAGADHELGYDERSSFSITVNHRGTFTGITDEDRALTISELGAAAGRIATERRIAGDGAGSAIATDAERFAESFRAPGHVHLLRAAPGGLADREGHTELGLALADAAGVEPAVVVCEMLDDGTGGALSPTAARAYADRNDLPYVEGSELIARFG, from the coding sequence ATGTCTCGGAGCAGTGAGACCGCGGCCGCCGACTACGGCGTCGACGCCGCCGTCTCGGCGTTCTCGGCCGGCCGCCCGGTGTTGATTCACGACGCGACCGACCGCGAGGGCGAGGTCGACCTCGTCTACCCGGCCGCCGCGGTCGCCCCCGAGGACGTCGCCCGCCTCCGGAACGACGCCGGCGGACTGGTCTGTGTTGCGCTCCCCGAGTCGGTCTGTGAGACCTGGGAGTTGCCGTTCGCCCAGCAATTGCTTTCGCATCCGGCCGGCGCGGACCACGAGTTGGGTTACGACGAGCGATCCTCGTTTTCGATCACGGTGAACCACCGGGGGACGTTCACCGGGATTACCGACGAGGACCGCGCGCTCACCATCTCCGAACTCGGGGCCGCCGCGGGACGGATCGCCACGGAGCGGCGGATCGCGGGCGACGGCGCCGGCAGCGCTATCGCGACCGACGCCGAGCGCTTCGCCGAGTCGTTCCGCGCCCCCGGACACGTCCACCTGCTCCGGGCCGCGCCAGGCGGTCTGGCCGACCGGGAGGGCCACACCGAACTCGGGTTGGCCCTCGCCGACGCGGCGGGCGTCGAACCCGCCGTCGTGGTCTGCGAGATGCTCGACGACGGGACCGGCGGCGCGCTCTCGCCCACCGCCGCCCGGGCGTACGCCGACCGCAACGACCTCCCCTACGTCGAGGGGAGCGAGTTGATCGCCCGGTTTGGCTGA
- a CDS encoding type II/IV secretion system ATPase subunit, whose translation MLEEVPTVPAPEPPDSAQAWYSPSVHDHYEIVPGVVATVESGDAGFHYDVREPSLSTDMESKLRAVREHFADVEPTRPRTREGAAERFRAGFDQKYERIIDEIASCPPAARRRLEYYALAELRCLGALTPHALDDSIEVADATGEELSLHLANYAPAATGIRDAEFVGRFSAERIERYTVEFAGYDVPVVRYRERLLGADPFEQKYAVIEPDRLPGDERLITECKDRIWEAGLGGIDEHSTLQERAAIVRKRGESLLSRQLRAGNTRTWVDTVRRGVRTTLAEHGIVVPSADRRVGGDRLDDLVYYVVRDLVGYGQLTVPMYDPNLEDIEANRVGERIKVVPRGGAREPTNLAFESEEAFVNVVTQLAANDGVELSASRPSATVDLDLDGVDQTIRCAVALPAISEGGPHVSIRKQAPEGVTPVTLVESGSVPTELVTLLWLLYEHHGVVLFSGSAGTGKTTLLNAHTPFIRYDARPVSIGEGAREVRLPHETGVSLTARRPRGGVGDVSMPELIEETDYLNPDVEVLPEINSAEAFGTLGEALQTGYGVLGTTNAETVEALIRRGVRKGLPPRLLPEVDVVVFQAQSGGERYVDSVVELYSEREAERLDRSTRSVEVDGVTIRYDRILDRTPEGDWEFAYEHPKLGDPTAAGDIRTFARLAERTGRSPESVESEFHRKHGYVEYLVRDGVSDPEALFGFLSDLRANEAATVERIGREREGTDE comes from the coding sequence ATGCTCGAGGAGGTGCCGACAGTTCCGGCCCCGGAGCCACCGGATAGCGCTCAGGCGTGGTATTCACCGTCGGTCCACGATCACTACGAGATCGTTCCCGGCGTCGTCGCCACGGTCGAAAGCGGCGACGCCGGGTTCCACTACGACGTTCGCGAGCCATCGCTGTCGACCGACATGGAGTCGAAACTGCGCGCCGTCCGCGAGCACTTCGCCGATGTAGAACCGACGCGTCCCCGGACGCGGGAGGGTGCCGCCGAGCGGTTTCGCGCTGGATTCGACCAGAAGTACGAGCGGATCATCGACGAGATCGCCTCGTGTCCACCGGCCGCCCGGCGACGACTCGAGTACTACGCCCTCGCCGAGTTGCGGTGCCTCGGGGCGTTGACGCCACACGCGCTCGACGACTCGATAGAAGTTGCCGATGCCACTGGGGAGGAACTGTCGCTCCACTTGGCCAACTACGCCCCCGCCGCGACGGGCATCCGGGACGCCGAATTCGTCGGGCGGTTCAGCGCCGAGCGCATCGAGCGCTATACCGTCGAGTTCGCCGGTTACGACGTCCCGGTCGTTCGGTACCGCGAACGGCTGCTCGGGGCGGATCCCTTCGAACAGAAATACGCGGTTATCGAACCGGACCGACTCCCCGGTGACGAGCGGCTCATCACCGAGTGCAAGGACCGGATCTGGGAGGCCGGACTCGGCGGGATTGACGAACACTCGACGCTCCAAGAGCGGGCGGCAATCGTCCGCAAGCGCGGCGAATCGCTGCTTTCGAGGCAACTGCGGGCGGGGAACACCCGTACATGGGTCGATACGGTCCGACGCGGGGTCCGGACCACGCTCGCCGAGCACGGGATCGTCGTTCCATCGGCGGATCGCAGGGTCGGCGGCGACCGCCTCGACGACCTCGTTTATTACGTCGTCCGGGATCTCGTGGGGTACGGACAACTCACGGTTCCGATGTACGACCCCAATCTCGAGGACATCGAAGCGAACCGGGTCGGCGAACGGATCAAGGTCGTTCCTCGGGGCGGCGCTCGGGAGCCGACGAACCTCGCGTTCGAGTCCGAGGAGGCGTTCGTCAACGTGGTCACACAGCTCGCCGCCAACGACGGGGTCGAACTCTCGGCGAGCAGGCCCTCGGCGACGGTCGATCTCGACCTCGACGGGGTCGACCAGACGATCCGCTGTGCGGTCGCGCTTCCGGCGATCTCCGAGGGCGGTCCGCACGTTTCTATCAGAAAGCAGGCTCCTGAGGGCGTAACGCCGGTCACGCTCGTCGAATCCGGGTCCGTGCCGACGGAGCTGGTGACGCTTCTGTGGCTGTTGTACGAACACCACGGAGTCGTTCTCTTCTCCGGATCGGCCGGAACCGGAAAGACGACGCTCCTGAACGCCCACACGCCGTTTATCAGGTACGACGCCCGCCCGGTGAGCATCGGCGAAGGAGCGCGGGAGGTTCGGCTCCCCCACGAGACAGGCGTTTCGCTGACCGCCCGGCGGCCTCGAGGCGGGGTCGGGGACGTCTCGATGCCGGAGTTGATCGAGGAGACCGACTATCTCAACCCGGATGTAGAAGTGCTCCCGGAGATCAACTCGGCCGAAGCGTTCGGAACCCTCGGGGAGGCGTTACAGACCGGCTACGGGGTGCTCGGAACCACTAACGCCGAAACCGTCGAGGCGCTCATCCGTCGTGGCGTCAGGAAGGGGCTCCCGCCGCGGCTCCTGCCGGAGGTCGACGTCGTGGTGTTTCAAGCACAGAGCGGCGGCGAACGCTACGTCGACTCCGTCGTCGAACTGTACTCCGAACGGGAGGCCGAACGGCTCGACCGTTCGACGCGGAGCGTCGAGGTCGACGGAGTGACGATCCGGTACGATCGGATCCTCGATCGGACGCCGGAAGGGGACTGGGAGTTTGCGTACGAACATCCGAAGCTGGGCGATCCGACAGCAGCCGGCGACATCCGGACGTTCGCCCGCCTCGCCGAGAGAACTGGACGCAGCCCCGAGAGTGTCGAGTCGGAGTTCCATCGAAAACACGGGTACGTCGAGTACCTGGTTCGCGACGGGGTATCCGATCCCGAGGCGCTGTTCGGGTTCTTGAGCGACCTCCGGGCGAACGAGGCGGCAACCGTCGAACGGATCGGGCGCGAGCGTGAGGGGACAGATGAGTAG
- a CDS encoding desampylase, which yields MVLELSEPHRDAIVEHARGGAPEEVVGVLAGTNGETSRVERRYRAVNAAETPETRYEIAPEAELAILERIDDAGFDVVGFYHSHPRGPLEPSATDTRLAAWPGRSYVIVSLAGEDAGIGSWRWRGERFERESVSVVE from the coding sequence ATGGTGCTCGAGCTCTCGGAACCGCACCGCGACGCGATCGTCGAACACGCACGCGGGGGGGCTCCCGAGGAGGTCGTCGGCGTCCTCGCCGGAACCAACGGCGAAACCTCCCGCGTCGAACGGCGTTACCGGGCGGTCAACGCGGCCGAGACCCCCGAAACGCGCTACGAGATCGCCCCCGAAGCCGAGCTCGCGATCCTCGAGCGGATCGACGACGCGGGCTTCGACGTCGTCGGCTTCTATCACTCCCACCCGCGGGGGCCGCTCGAGCCGAGTGCGACCGACACGCGGCTCGCGGCGTGGCCGGGGCGCTCGTACGTCATCGTCTCGCTCGCCGGCGAGGACGCCGGGATCGGGAGTTGGCGCTGGCGGGGCGAGCGCTTCGAGCGCGAGTCGGTCAGCGTCGTCGAGTAG
- a CDS encoding universal stress protein, whose translation MYDDIIVPTDGGEQMDAVIDAAVDIATQRGARVHALSVIDRGVFLTLEEGLTDAVDEELTSNAERAVEAVTNAASTADLENEGVVRRGRPGEEIIAYADEIGADLIVMGSRGADGHERRMLGSVSQDVITETDCQTLVIPLGSA comes from the coding sequence ATGTACGACGACATCATCGTTCCGACCGACGGCGGCGAACAGATGGACGCGGTCATCGACGCGGCGGTCGATATCGCGACTCAGCGGGGCGCGCGGGTCCACGCGCTCTCGGTCATCGACAGGGGCGTCTTCCTCACGCTCGAGGAGGGGCTGACCGACGCCGTCGACGAGGAACTCACGTCCAACGCCGAGCGGGCGGTCGAGGCGGTCACGAACGCCGCGAGCACCGCGGACCTCGAAAACGAGGGCGTCGTCCGCCGGGGCCGCCCCGGCGAGGAGATCATCGCCTACGCCGACGAGATCGGCGCGGACCTCATCGTGATGGGCTCGCGGGGCGCGGACGGCCACGAGCGCCGGATGCTCGGCAGCGTCTCCCAGGACGTCATCACCGAGACGGACTGTCAGACGCTCGTGATCCCGCTCGGATCGGCGTAG
- the twy1 gene encoding 4-demethylwyosine synthase TYW1, with amino-acid sequence MPKQVDDPDYHSENHTAAQTCGWTANALRGEGRCYKNHFYGIQSHRCIQMTPVVKCNERCVFCWRDHAGHAYELGDVEWDDPDAVAEASIELQRTLLSGFGGNDAVPEEAFEEAMEPRHVAISLDGEPTLYPHLPELIEAFHDRGITTFLVSNGTRPEVLERCDPTQLYVSVDAADRKTFGEVVNALEDDAWDRLVETLDVLADKDDTRTVLRTTLLSGHNTHRPEWYAAMYDRADADFVELKAYMHVGNSRDRLDRDVMPDHEAVLAFAEAVGEYLPTHPVVRDVEASRVALLAREPDTMVPELKGGSDFWREEPYADS; translated from the coding sequence ATGCCCAAGCAGGTCGACGATCCCGACTACCACAGCGAGAACCACACCGCCGCCCAGACCTGCGGGTGGACGGCCAACGCCCTCCGCGGCGAGGGCCGCTGTTACAAAAATCACTTTTACGGCATCCAATCGCACCGCTGCATCCAGATGACGCCCGTCGTCAAGTGCAACGAGCGCTGTGTGTTCTGCTGGCGCGACCACGCCGGCCACGCCTACGAACTCGGCGACGTGGAGTGGGACGACCCCGACGCCGTCGCCGAGGCCTCGATCGAACTCCAGCGGACGCTCCTCAGCGGCTTCGGCGGCAACGACGCGGTCCCCGAGGAGGCCTTCGAGGAGGCGATGGAGCCCCGCCACGTCGCCATTTCGCTGGACGGCGAGCCGACGCTGTACCCCCACCTGCCGGAGCTCATAGAGGCGTTTCACGACCGGGGGATCACGACGTTTCTCGTCTCGAACGGAACCCGACCGGAGGTCCTCGAACGGTGTGACCCGACGCAGTTGTACGTGAGCGTCGACGCCGCCGACCGGAAGACGTTCGGCGAGGTCGTCAACGCACTCGAGGACGACGCCTGGGACCGACTCGTCGAGACCCTTGATGTCCTCGCCGATAAGGACGACACCCGGACGGTGCTGCGGACGACGCTGTTGTCGGGGCACAACACCCACCGCCCCGAGTGGTACGCGGCGATGTACGACCGCGCCGACGCCGACTTCGTCGAATTGAAGGCGTACATGCACGTCGGCAACTCCCGTGACCGACTCGACCGGGACGTGATGCCCGATCACGAGGCGGTGCTCGCCTTCGCCGAGGCCGTCGGGGAGTACCTGCCGACCCACCCCGTCGTCCGCGACGTCGAGGCGTCCCGGGTCGCCCTGCTGGCGCGGGAGCCGGACACGATGGTACCGGAGCTGAAAGGCGGCAGCGACTTCTGGCGCGAGGAGCCGTACGCGGACTCCTGA
- a CDS encoding DUF120 domain-containing protein — MPRTTGRVGHDELATLKLVALDGALESRTTVTCSALADRLDASNQTASRRLQRLEDAEYLTREVTGDGQIVSLTEAGERALQGEYADYRRLFEGDADVTLRGTVTSGMGEGRHYISLPGYMRQFRERLGYEPFPGTLNVELGDDSARTRSRMDALDPVEIDGWADDERTYGPAFCWPATVETADGERYKEAHVIAPERTHHDADQLEVIAPEKLRETLAIDDGDELEVHVSEQ; from the coding sequence ATGCCACGAACGACCGGACGCGTCGGCCACGACGAGCTGGCGACGCTGAAACTCGTCGCGCTCGACGGTGCCCTCGAGAGCCGGACGACGGTCACCTGTTCGGCGCTGGCCGACCGCCTCGACGCGTCGAACCAGACCGCTTCCCGGCGGCTTCAGCGTCTGGAGGACGCCGAGTACCTGACGCGGGAGGTGACGGGTGACGGACAGATCGTCTCGCTCACCGAGGCAGGCGAGCGCGCCCTCCAGGGCGAGTACGCCGACTACCGGCGGCTCTTCGAGGGCGACGCCGACGTGACGCTCCGGGGGACCGTCACCAGCGGTATGGGCGAGGGGCGACACTACATTTCCCTGCCCGGCTACATGCGGCAGTTCCGCGAGCGCCTCGGCTACGAGCCGTTCCCCGGGACGCTGAACGTCGAGCTGGGCGACGACAGCGCCCGGACGCGCTCCCGGATGGACGCCCTCGATCCGGTCGAGATCGACGGGTGGGCCGACGACGAACGCACCTACGGCCCTGCGTTCTGCTGGCCGGCGACGGTCGAGACGGCCGACGGCGAGCGTTACAAAGAAGCCCACGTCATCGCCCCCGAGCGCACCCACCACGACGCCGACCAACTCGAAGTGATCGCCCCGGAGAAACTCCGCGAAACGCTCGCCATCGACGACGGCGACGAACTCGAGGTCCATGTCTCGGAGCAGTGA
- a CDS encoding universal stress protein — protein MYDSVLLPTDASAGMDKAVEHAIDAAKQYGAPLHVLYVVDTDTYASYSGDEYVHEFEGLESALEQAGEEAIEEVVATADAEGVETESVVRHGVPHEEILTYADEADVGLTVIGSKNRSGEYRRLLGSVADRVTRMADRPVTVVKTPVEE, from the coding sequence ATGTACGACAGCGTCCTGCTGCCGACCGACGCTAGCGCCGGGATGGACAAGGCAGTCGAACACGCGATCGACGCCGCCAAACAGTACGGCGCGCCCCTGCACGTCCTCTACGTCGTCGACACGGACACCTACGCCTCGTACTCCGGCGACGAGTACGTCCACGAGTTCGAGGGCCTCGAAAGCGCCCTCGAGCAGGCCGGCGAGGAGGCGATCGAAGAGGTCGTCGCGACCGCCGACGCCGAGGGCGTCGAGACCGAGTCCGTCGTCAGACACGGCGTCCCCCACGAGGAGATTCTCACGTACGCCGACGAGGCCGACGTCGGCCTCACGGTGATCGGCTCGAAGAACCGCTCGGGGGAGTACCGCCGGCTGCTCGGCAGCGTCGCCGACCGGGTCACGCGGATGGCGGACCGCCCGGTGACGGTCGTCAAGACGCCCGTCGAGGAGTAG